The window CGATGCCGCCGGTCGTCCGCCTGGTCTCCAACATCCTCTGGGGCGCGCTCGCCCTGGGTGTGGTGGTCGACTCGCTCCTGATCTCGCGCAAGATCCGCAAGCTGGTCGGGGAGCGTTTCCCGAACACCGGGCAGCGGATGGGCTCGCTCTACCTCTACGCCATCATGCGGTCGATCACGTTCCGCCGGATGCGCGCCCCCGCGCCCCGGGTAAACATCGGCGACCCGGTCTGAGCCTGCCGCACCGACGGCCCCTACCGCAGCGCGGTACGGGGCCGTCGCCGTCACGGCCTCGGCGGCTGGCCTCGCGGCGGCGTCAGCGGCTCCGGTAGAGCCGGGCCACCACGTCCTCGATGTCCGGCTCGACGATCGAGACGTCCCGCAGCGCGCCCAGCCCGGCCAGGGCCGCCACCACCTCGGCCACCCCCGCCGACTCCAACGCGAAGACCAGCCGGTGCCCGTCGGCCTCCTGCCGTTGCAGCGGCGCGCCGGGCAGCACCGGCGGCTCGGCCAGCGGTGCGTCCAGGTCGGCGACGAGCAGCCGGCGCGACCCGTACCGCTCGTGCAGCGCGGCGATCGACCCGTCGTGCACCACCCGCCCGTGGTCGACCACCACCAGGCGCCGGCAGAGCCGCTCGATGTCGGCCAGGTCGTGCGTGGTGAGCACCAGCGTCGTGTCCCCGGCCCGGCCCAGCTCGCCGAGGAAGCCGCGGACCGCCTGCTTGCTGACCACGTCGAGGCCGATGGTGGGCTCGTCGAGGAAGAGCACCTCCGGGCCGTGCAGCAGCGCGGCGGTCAGCTCGCCGCGCATGCGCTGCCCGAGGGAGAGCTGCCTTACCGGGGTGTCCAGAAACGGATCCAGGTCGAGCAGGCTCCGGCAGCGGCGCAGCCGGGCGGCGTGCGCGGCGGCCGGCACCCGGTAGACGTGCCGCAGCAGCGCGAACGAGTCGCCCAGCGGCAGGTCCCACCAGAGCTGCGAGCGCTGGCCGAAGACCACGCCGACGCGCAGC is drawn from Micromonospora sp. NBC_01740 and contains these coding sequences:
- a CDS encoding ABC transporter ATP-binding protein, which encodes MSDDVIVADGLRKEFTVRVRTGRLRREKRRVTAVDGIDLRVARGEMLGYIGPNGAGKSTTLKMFTGVLTPSAGEVRVCGLRPVAERTRLALRVGVVFGQRSQLWWDLPLGDSFALLRHVYRVPAAAHAARLRRCRSLLDLDPFLDTPVRQLSLGQRMRGELTAALLHGPEVLFLDEPTIGLDVVSKQAVRGFLGELGRAGDTTLVLTTHDLADIERLCRRLVVVDHGRVVHDGSIAALHERYGSRRLLVADLDAPLAEPPVLPGAPLQRQEADGHRLVFALESAGVAEVVAALAGLGALRDVSIVEPDIEDVVARLYRSR